Proteins from one Pyrobaculum neutrophilum V24Sta genomic window:
- a CDS encoding 50S ribosomal protein L38e — protein MPKEVFLLELWRQYGEKAEEVRVKRYPEYVKLKARLSGYLYTIKLPPEKAEQVLSELKAKNVKIEEV, from the coding sequence ATGCCTAAGGAGGTGTTTTTGCTCGAGCTGTGGAGACAGTATGGCGAAAAGGCTGAGGAGGTGAGAGTAAAGCGGTACCCGGAGTACGTAAAACTGAAGGCAAGGCTCTCAGGCTACCTCTACACGATAAAGCTTCCTCCAGAAAAGGCGGAGCAGGTTCTGTCTGAGCTGAAGGCTAAAAACGTCAAAATCGAGGAGGTCTGA
- a CDS encoding RuvB-like helicase has product MSSIKIEEVRPHAERFAAHSHIRGLGIRNGKVEFSADGFVGQTEAREAAYIVVKMIKEGKFAGKGVLIVGPPGTGKTALALGIARELGPETPFVALSGGEIYSLEVKKSEFLMRALRRAIGIKIREWRRVYEGEVRSVEFRYGRHPYNPYLQRVLGATIKLRTKDDEKTLRVPAEIAQQLIELGVEEGDVIMIDEETGTVSVAGRGEGGEQYDVPARRRVEIPKGPVYKEKEVVRFFTLHEVDMSLARQRGLISAMIFGFAEETKEIPDEVRRQADEIVKKTVEEGKAELVPGVLFIDDAHLLDIETFAFLTRAMETEFAPIIIMATNRGFAKVRGTDIEAPHGIPQDVLDRLVIIKTRPYTAEEIREIVSIKAREQNIALGEDALKLLTSIGVEHSLRYALQLLVPAYIIAKERGRSSVAAEDVEYVRGHFISTKESVEYVKSLEGKFLR; this is encoded by the coding sequence ATGTCATCTATAAAGATAGAGGAGGTTAGGCCACATGCCGAGAGGTTCGCCGCCCACAGCCACATCAGAGGGCTGGGGATTAGAAACGGAAAGGTGGAGTTTTCAGCAGATGGCTTCGTCGGTCAGACCGAGGCTAGGGAGGCCGCGTACATAGTCGTTAAGATGATAAAGGAGGGGAAGTTCGCTGGGAAAGGCGTCTTGATAGTGGGTCCTCCTGGCACCGGGAAAACCGCTCTGGCGTTGGGCATAGCCCGCGAGCTAGGCCCCGAGACCCCCTTCGTGGCGCTGTCAGGCGGCGAGATATACTCGCTCGAGGTGAAAAAGTCGGAGTTTCTAATGCGCGCCCTCAGGAGGGCCATCGGGATAAAGATACGGGAGTGGAGGAGGGTTTACGAGGGAGAGGTGAGAAGCGTCGAGTTTAGATACGGCCGGCATCCCTATAACCCCTACCTCCAGAGGGTGCTAGGCGCCACCATTAAGCTGAGGACAAAAGACGATGAAAAAACGCTTCGCGTACCCGCCGAGATCGCCCAACAGCTCATAGAGCTTGGGGTCGAGGAGGGTGACGTGATTATGATAGACGAGGAGACGGGGACTGTGTCTGTAGCTGGCAGGGGTGAGGGGGGCGAGCAGTACGACGTGCCGGCGAGGAGGAGGGTCGAAATACCTAAGGGTCCTGTGTACAAAGAGAAGGAGGTAGTCCGCTTCTTTACCCTACATGAGGTAGATATGTCTCTCGCGAGACAGAGAGGCTTGATCTCGGCCATGATCTTCGGCTTTGCGGAGGAGACCAAGGAGATACCGGACGAGGTAAGAAGGCAGGCTGACGAGATCGTTAAAAAGACCGTGGAGGAGGGCAAGGCAGAGCTGGTCCCAGGGGTCCTGTTTATAGACGATGCCCATCTGCTGGACATAGAGACGTTTGCCTTTCTCACTAGGGCTATGGAGACGGAGTTCGCCCCAATTATCATAATGGCCACAAATAGAGGGTTTGCCAAGGTTAGGGGAACCGACATAGAGGCGCCGCACGGGATACCGCAGGACGTGTTAGACCGGCTTGTGATTATAAAGACCAGGCCGTACACCGCGGAGGAGATTAGAGAAATCGTGAGTATAAAGGCGCGGGAGCAAAACATAGCGCTCGGCGAAGACGCGCTTAAGCTCCTCACGTCTATCGGCGTAGAGCACTCTCTAAGGTACGCGCTACAGTTGCTGGTGCCGGCCTATATTATAGCCAAGGAGAGGGGCAGATCCAGCGTCGCCGCAGAGGACGTAGAGTATGTGAGGGGGCACTTCATTTCCACGAAGGAGTCGGTTGAATACGTCAAGTCCCTAGAGGGGAAGTTCCTAAGATAG
- a CDS encoding DUF4443 domain-containing protein: protein MKSREIAYLQMLAVLAISNTPRGRKNLAEELKIGEGVVRTLLEGGRDLGHVAVLKGGVKITEAGSEFLREALALCGITKMLPLDDAKKILCGRRCMGFITMEGVKDVIGLRDSLVRLGACGALIAVPREGKLALPPLDDPLEKYDKRLAETLKPYVEDGGSVVIACGDTFSDALGLIALRCSQLVAKQ, encoded by the coding sequence GTGAAAAGCAGAGAAATCGCATACCTCCAGATGCTCGCGGTACTAGCCATCTCCAACACGCCGCGGGGCAGGAAAAACCTGGCGGAGGAGCTGAAAATCGGCGAAGGCGTGGTGAGAACCCTTCTCGAGGGCGGGAGGGATCTTGGACACGTGGCCGTGCTCAAGGGAGGTGTTAAAATAACCGAAGCCGGCTCGGAGTTTCTAAGGGAGGCGCTAGCCCTCTGTGGGATAACTAAGATGTTGCCGCTAGACGACGCGAAAAAGATACTCTGCGGTAGGAGGTGCATGGGCTTCATAACGATGGAGGGGGTAAAAGACGTCATAGGTCTCCGCGACAGCCTTGTTAGACTCGGCGCATGCGGCGCCTTAATAGCGGTTCCAAGAGAGGGCAAGCTCGCCCTGCCCCCCCTTGACGATCCACTGGAGAAGTACGACAAAAGGCTGGCGGAAACGCTAAAGCCTTACGTGGAAGACGGCGGTAGCGTCGTAATAGCATGTGGAGATACTTTCTCAGATGCGCTAGGCCTAATAGCGCTAAGGTGCTCCCAGCTTGTGGCGAAACAATAG
- a CDS encoding archease, giving the protein MTCGKPADYRYGEHTADVLIQAYGCTLEEAFVNAAVALAEVTYSTSKVEPKHSREVEVEYDDLEGLLFKWIDELLYLFDAEKFAISRKIDLKLEKDGGYRIKAVLYGDIYSQEKHGFTGLIVKAMTFHMMEIRQIGDYWMVQYVVDI; this is encoded by the coding sequence GTGACATGCGGTAAGCCCGCCGACTATAGATACGGCGAACACACCGCAGACGTGTTGATCCAGGCCTATGGGTGCACTCTGGAGGAGGCGTTTGTAAACGCCGCCGTAGCCCTCGCGGAAGTGACATACAGCACCTCCAAAGTCGAGCCTAAGCACTCGAGAGAGGTGGAGGTGGAGTACGACGACCTAGAGGGCCTCCTCTTCAAGTGGATAGACGAACTGCTCTACCTCTTCGACGCCGAGAAGTTCGCGATAAGCCGCAAGATAGATCTGAAACTTGAAAAAGACGGTGGCTATAGGATAAAGGCAGTTCTCTACGGCGACATCTACAGCCAGGAAAAACACGGATTCACCGGCTTGATCGTGAAAGCCATGACCTTCCACATGATGGAGATACGGCAGATCGGGGACTACTGGATGGTGCAGTACGTCGTAGATATCTAG
- a CDS encoding ATP:cob(I)alamin adenosyltransferase, which produces MLAKPCLMWFSCPGDGGDTLVYWRGEARRARKDDPVVKLYGALDTATTYAHKAANVLQRPQARIMRLAAFSLMELGFYMATGRAEYLDTATALYKRALKLAYAHAPEEPLRSWIACASPECSAVDEARVWIRWAERRAVALGEQAVAKLLNQLSNLAFEVMRTLPHIKYRHRDVG; this is translated from the coding sequence GTGTTAGCCAAGCCCTGTCTGATGTGGTTTTCATGTCCCGGCGACGGTGGAGATACCCTTGTGTATTGGAGGGGGGAGGCGCGTAGGGCGAGGAAGGACGACCCCGTCGTTAAGCTGTACGGCGCCCTCGATACGGCAACGACATATGCCCATAAGGCGGCGAACGTCCTCCAGAGGCCGCAGGCCCGCATCATGAGGCTGGCCGCCTTCTCGCTGATGGAGCTCGGCTTCTACATGGCGACGGGGAGGGCGGAGTACCTAGACACAGCCACGGCCTTGTACAAACGCGCGCTTAAGTTGGCGTATGCGCATGCCCCGGAGGAGCCGCTGAGGAGCTGGATCGCCTGCGCCTCGCCGGAGTGTAGCGCCGTAGACGAAGCTAGGGTGTGGATAAGGTGGGCGGAGAGGAGGGCCGTGGCCCTGGGCGAGCAGGCGGTGGCCAAGCTCCTCAACCAGCTCTCCAACCTAGCCTTCGAGGTCATGAGAACCCTCCCCCATATCAAGTATAGACACAGAGACGTCGGATAA
- a CDS encoding adenylate kinase, whose amino-acid sequence MKIVLVALSGSGKSTIMNLVKQKLGDVQIVNYGDVMLEIAKQKFGIQHRDEMRKKIPIAEYRKIQEEAAEYIASLPGDVIVDTHASIKIAGGYYPGLPDRVISKLKPDVILLIEYDPKDIIERRKKDPQRFRDQETEEEIEMHQQANRYYAFAAANAGESAVHILNFRGKPQSRPFEHAEMAAEYIVNLILKARQQKP is encoded by the coding sequence ATGAAAATCGTACTTGTAGCTCTGTCGGGAAGCGGAAAATCGACGATTATGAACCTTGTCAAGCAGAAGTTGGGAGATGTGCAGATAGTTAACTATGGCGACGTGATGCTAGAAATCGCTAAACAGAAATTCGGCATACAGCATAGGGATGAGATGAGGAAGAAGATCCCGATCGCCGAATATAGGAAGATCCAGGAGGAGGCCGCCGAGTATATAGCGTCTCTCCCCGGCGACGTCATAGTAGACACACATGCCTCAATTAAAATTGCGGGCGGGTACTACCCAGGTCTACCCGATAGAGTTATATCTAAGCTCAAGCCAGACGTCATACTTCTCATCGAGTACGACCCGAAGGATATAATAGAACGACGTAAGAAGGATCCCCAGAGGTTTAGAGACCAAGAGACCGAGGAAGAGATAGAGATGCACCAACAAGCCAACAGGTACTACGCCTTTGCCGCAGCCAACGCTGGAGAAAGCGCCGTACACATCCTCAACTTCAGAGGTAAGCCGCAGAGTAGGCCTTTTGAACACGCCGAGATGGCCGCCGAGTATATAGTAAATCTCATACTTAAGGCAAGGCAGCAGAAGCCTTAA
- a CDS encoding site-2 protease family protein: protein MENALVFLASWVLLVGLVYLVDKRAVRYFVAIYWKSERLVAYVARFTEKLSFIPLRAYLAAVVVLFLMPVFLAMPLVRPDGQVQLLSGFLYMLVGGTLSAIKSLAGGRPVEEAAAHSAGVTPIVPGVTLPWDQLPYLAVAIVVSVVLHELMHGYAALRYGIPVKSVGVFSLLYVFSGAFVEPDEESFKKASTEAKVAVLASGVAANVVLAVAAMALGILGAWAGLQGAVFGVSALGVNTGDRVLEIHGCGMSERVYTPDDFLTKVNVLAGMGPLLGVNKTVSCRPGDKVTLVAGSWLGRYSVEVDYVNFTTPPRVNWLYVEGSLYKGGVRAGDVIKRVVGCGVEAEVNTSGQLISALQLMKQRCKPGDVISVDVERNGTLATFNITLVEKGGSIFFGLGPGSLPLWGYDEGPIRRSQLYNTDFAKLIFWMIVVNYGLAMLNALPIYPLDGGQLLAAVAQRKLGEKNGKALVTAVTWVLAAMLVFNAALGVLGEQYKILQSIK from the coding sequence GTGGAAAACGCGTTGGTGTTTCTGGCCAGCTGGGTGCTCCTCGTGGGGCTGGTGTACCTAGTAGACAAAAGGGCCGTCAGGTACTTCGTCGCGATTTATTGGAAAAGCGAGAGGCTTGTGGCGTATGTGGCTAGGTTTACGGAGAAGCTGAGCTTTATACCTCTTAGGGCGTATCTAGCCGCCGTGGTTGTGCTTTTTCTCATGCCTGTGTTTTTAGCAATGCCGTTGGTGCGCCCCGATGGGCAAGTGCAGCTCCTTTCAGGATTCCTCTACATGTTGGTCGGCGGCACGCTGTCTGCAATTAAATCTCTGGCTGGGGGGAGACCGGTGGAGGAGGCGGCGGCGCATTCGGCGGGAGTAACGCCGATAGTCCCCGGCGTAACTCTGCCTTGGGATCAACTGCCGTATTTGGCCGTAGCCATCGTCGTCTCCGTTGTGTTGCACGAGCTCATGCACGGCTACGCCGCGTTGAGATACGGAATTCCTGTAAAGTCGGTGGGCGTCTTCTCGCTGTTGTATGTATTCAGCGGGGCGTTTGTTGAGCCGGACGAGGAAAGCTTCAAAAAGGCCAGCACCGAGGCTAAGGTAGCAGTGCTGGCGAGCGGCGTTGCGGCCAACGTGGTGTTGGCTGTGGCGGCGATGGCGTTAGGGATCCTGGGCGCGTGGGCTGGACTCCAAGGGGCTGTATTCGGCGTTTCGGCGCTTGGCGTAAACACCGGAGATAGGGTTCTGGAGATACATGGATGCGGCATGAGCGAGAGGGTGTACACGCCCGACGACTTCTTGACCAAGGTAAACGTGCTTGCCGGCATGGGCCCGCTCCTAGGCGTGAACAAGACTGTCTCGTGTAGACCTGGGGATAAGGTCACCTTGGTGGCGGGGAGCTGGCTTGGAAGATACAGCGTTGAGGTGGATTACGTCAACTTCACGACGCCCCCCAGGGTCAACTGGCTCTACGTAGAAGGCTCCCTGTATAAAGGCGGCGTGAGGGCGGGAGATGTTATAAAGAGGGTGGTTGGATGCGGCGTGGAGGCGGAGGTCAACACCAGCGGCCAGCTCATATCGGCGCTCCAGCTAATGAAGCAGAGGTGTAAACCCGGCGACGTCATATCTGTGGACGTGGAGAGAAACGGCACACTTGCGACGTTCAACATCACTCTCGTGGAGAAGGGAGGCTCAATATTCTTCGGGCTTGGGCCCGGCAGTCTCCCCCTGTGGGGCTACGACGAAGGTCCCATTAGGAGGAGCCAGCTCTACAACACGGACTTCGCCAAGCTGATCTTCTGGATGATAGTGGTTAACTACGGCCTAGCTATGTTAAACGCCTTGCCCATATATCCGCTGGACGGCGGCCAACTACTCGCCGCGGTAGCACAGCGGAAGTTGGGGGAGAAAAACGGCAAGGCGCTGGTGACGGCTGTCACCTGGGTTCTCGCAGCGATGTTGGTGTTCAACGCGGCCTTGGGCGTGTTGGGGGAGCAGTACAAAATACTGCAGTCGATAAAATGA
- the rpl12p gene encoding 50S ribosomal protein P1 has protein sequence MEYIYGALLLHYAKQEINEENLTKVLQAAGISPDEVRVKTLVAALKEVNIEEAIKSAAFAPVAAAPAAAPTATAAAAPAAKAEEKKEEEEKKGPSEEEIAGSLASLF, from the coding sequence ATGGAGTACATATACGGCGCCCTGTTGCTCCACTACGCCAAACAGGAGATAAACGAGGAAAATCTCACGAAGGTGCTCCAAGCGGCAGGCATATCGCCAGACGAGGTGAGAGTGAAGACCCTCGTGGCGGCGCTTAAGGAGGTGAACATAGAGGAGGCTATAAAGTCGGCGGCTTTCGCCCCAGTGGCCGCCGCCCCGGCGGCGGCTCCAACTGCTACGGCCGCCGCGGCGCCTGCAGCCAAGGCAGAGGAGAAAAAGGAAGAGGAGGAGAAGAAAGGCCCAAGCGAGGAGGAGATCGCCGGCTCTCTGGCCTCACTGTTTTAG
- a CDS encoding DJ-1/PfpI family protein, producing the protein MPTALIYVIDMAKRDEYPTLKNFIAKAGYDVRTAVGSRDVNVNYQVDLETAGDEEVEKLAAEYDLLALAGGYKMYYHVLKKKPPLKNWDLNINIERLNALVTRFSKNDRLVVAPLAVPGYLAQLGLLRGKNATVYPITELIRILRENGANFVNQHVVKDRGVVTVDDITTVGEKEFLAAFRETA; encoded by the coding sequence ATGCCTACTGCGCTGATATACGTAATTGACATGGCGAAGAGAGATGAATACCCCACGCTTAAGAACTTCATAGCTAAGGCCGGTTACGATGTGAGAACCGCCGTCGGCTCCCGAGACGTCAACGTAAACTACCAGGTAGACTTGGAGACCGCTGGAGATGAGGAGGTTGAGAAACTTGCAGCCGAGTACGACCTACTCGCCTTGGCGGGCGGCTACAAGATGTACTACCACGTGCTGAAGAAGAAGCCTCCGCTGAAGAACTGGGACTTAAACATAAACATAGAAAGGCTAAACGCCCTGGTAACCCGTTTCTCCAAAAACGACCGGTTGGTCGTCGCGCCCCTAGCCGTGCCGGGCTATCTAGCCCAGCTGGGTTTGCTCCGCGGTAAAAACGCCACTGTTTACCCGATTACAGAGCTGATACGCATACTTAGGGAAAACGGGGCCAACTTCGTAAATCAACACGTAGTTAAAGATAGGGGGGTGGTAACCGTTGACGATATCACCACCGTCGGCGAAAAGGAATTCCTAGCCGCTTTCCGTGAAACAGCTTGA
- a CDS encoding sn-glycerol-1-phosphate dehydrogenase, whose amino-acid sequence MKQLESFEIPRTVVFGPGAILKIPDIVSGLRVGKVLIISGKSATQQYAKTVASLLSGYSAEILKYDEVELEKSGFDLIIGVGGGRPLDMAKVYSYVHKRPLIVVPTSASHDGIASPYISYILAEKVKRYGKVVASPIAIVADTSIILSAPRRLLRAGVGDLLGKVVAVRDWQLAHRLKGEEYSEYAALLSLSSYRIVVANAGKIGNFVREEDVRALVKALIGCGVAMGIAGSSRPCSGSEHLFAHAIERRLEGAEGEAIHGELVALGAIVMAYLHGINWRRIKKAAGAVGLPTTLKQAGIDLDLAIEALTTAHTLRPDRYTILGDGLSASAARKALEDTELI is encoded by the coding sequence GTGAAACAGCTTGAGAGCTTCGAGATCCCCCGCACCGTTGTATTCGGGCCAGGGGCTATACTAAAAATACCGGACATAGTATCGGGGCTAAGGGTCGGGAAAGTCCTGATAATATCCGGCAAATCGGCTACACAACAGTACGCGAAAACAGTGGCAAGCCTCCTCTCCGGCTACTCGGCCGAGATATTGAAATATGACGAGGTTGAGCTTGAGAAATCGGGTTTCGACCTCATCATCGGCGTGGGAGGCGGCAGACCGCTGGACATGGCTAAGGTGTACTCCTACGTCCACAAGAGGCCGCTTATTGTCGTGCCGACTTCTGCAAGCCACGACGGCATAGCCTCGCCCTACATCTCCTACATCTTGGCCGAGAAGGTGAAGAGGTATGGGAAGGTGGTGGCCTCCCCTATCGCCATAGTAGCCGATACGTCTATCATATTGAGCGCGCCGCGGCGCCTGCTTAGGGCAGGCGTTGGCGATCTGTTGGGCAAGGTCGTGGCTGTACGAGATTGGCAGCTGGCCCACAGGCTGAAGGGGGAGGAATACAGCGAATATGCCGCATTGCTCTCCCTCAGCAGTTATCGGATTGTCGTTGCAAACGCCGGCAAAATTGGGAACTTCGTACGTGAAGAGGATGTCAGAGCTCTGGTCAAAGCGCTTATAGGATGCGGCGTAGCCATGGGCATCGCGGGCTCCTCAAGACCCTGTAGCGGCTCTGAACACCTCTTCGCACATGCTATAGAGAGAAGGCTGGAGGGCGCCGAGGGGGAGGCAATACACGGCGAGCTCGTCGCGTTGGGCGCCATAGTGATGGCTTACCTCCACGGTATAAACTGGCGCCGTATTAAGAAAGCCGCAGGAGCTGTGGGCTTACCCACCACCTTAAAACAGGCAGGTATAGACCTCGACTTAGCCATAGAGGCGTTGACCACGGCGCACACGTTGCGCCCAGATCGATACACCATCCTCGGAGACGGGCTAAGCGCCAGCGCAGCAAGGAAAGCCCTGGAGGACACAGAGCTTATCTAG
- a CDS encoding DUF2208 family protein, protein MRRVLISAVSILAFATILTFFPSDYFTAVLLYFVLFFAVSIFIGVRTYRRGIANVQEISRGKPLMEIDEKEVDKLLEKDKALMDEYRKFARASFMPLLILPGFILLATFLFPTLPHVAETSLGASIGPTAARFISYVAIFSVFSAISMLAFKPPVVPRIVRSLKVYEAGVVIDKTLGLKAPLEVSEYKINEERRFIEFKLNNQVFRIYHRDVKELDAVLSRLLRLKQ, encoded by the coding sequence ATGAGGCGCGTTTTAATCAGCGCGGTCTCTATACTGGCGTTTGCCACGATACTCACTTTCTTCCCAAGCGATTATTTCACCGCCGTCCTGCTGTACTTCGTACTGTTCTTCGCGGTATCTATCTTCATAGGCGTAAGGACGTACAGGAGAGGCATAGCGAATGTACAAGAGATCTCTAGGGGCAAGCCGTTGATGGAGATAGACGAGAAGGAGGTCGATAAACTTCTGGAGAAGGACAAGGCGTTGATGGACGAGTACAGGAAGTTCGCAAGGGCGTCCTTCATGCCGCTACTCATACTCCCCGGCTTTATACTGCTGGCCACCTTCCTCTTCCCCACCTTGCCGCACGTGGCCGAGACATCGCTGGGCGCATCAATAGGCCCAACCGCGGCCAGGTTCATAAGCTACGTCGCGATCTTCAGCGTGTTCTCAGCCATATCTATGCTGGCGTTTAAGCCCCCCGTGGTGCCGCGCATCGTGAGAAGTCTCAAGGTCTACGAAGCCGGAGTTGTGATAGACAAAACCCTGGGTTTAAAAGCCCCGCTTGAGGTATCTGAGTACAAGATTAACGAGGAAAGGCGTTTCATAGAGTTCAAGCTAAATAACCAAGTGTTCAGGATATATCACAGAGATGTAAAAGAACTTGATGCTGTTTTATCTAGGCTACTACGCCTAAAACAGTGA
- a CDS encoding orotidine 5'-phosphate decarboxylase / HUMPS family protein yields MRLQVALDLVDLRRAVELTRELCNAGLEVVEAGTPLIKLYGLPAVSAIKAACPRAEVVADIKTADVGRLEAQLAREFGADWATVLGATNIETIEDFVNGGRSMGLKTAVDLIGVSNPLERAREILRSVAPDLFIFHLGIDAQRRTGLRFEELLAAASRLREETGISVGVAGGITEREIEIVTRSGKRVDVIIVGRAITGDASPASRFIIMNNILKQVRSPSS; encoded by the coding sequence ATGAGGCTTCAAGTGGCGTTGGACCTGGTGGACTTAAGGAGGGCTGTGGAGTTGACGAGAGAGCTCTGCAACGCCGGGCTGGAGGTCGTGGAAGCCGGCACCCCCCTCATCAAGCTGTATGGCCTACCCGCCGTCAGCGCTATAAAAGCCGCTTGTCCCAGGGCCGAGGTCGTGGCAGACATAAAGACCGCAGATGTGGGAAGGCTGGAGGCCCAGCTGGCTAGGGAGTTCGGCGCAGACTGGGCCACGGTCCTCGGCGCCACAAACATAGAGACCATCGAGGATTTCGTCAACGGCGGTAGGTCGATGGGGCTTAAAACCGCGGTCGACCTAATCGGAGTTTCGAACCCGCTAGAGAGAGCTAGGGAGATCCTCAGGTCCGTCGCCCCGGACCTCTTCATCTTCCACCTCGGCATAGACGCCCAGAGGCGGACCGGGCTTAGGTTCGAGGAGCTTCTAGCCGCCGCCTCTAGGCTTAGGGAGGAGACAGGCATCTCTGTAGGGGTCGCGGGAGGAATTACGGAGCGCGAAATAGAGATTGTAACTAGGAGCGGCAAGAGAGTTGACGTCATCATAGTCGGAAGAGCGATCACCGGCGATGCGTCTCCTGCTTCAAGATTTATAATTATGAACAATATTTTAAAACAAGTTAGATCGCCATCTTCATGA
- a CDS encoding citrate synthase/methylcitrate synthase: MQRASKRKMSSPCGEIAHGLEDVLIKTTSISDIDGERGILWYRGYRIEDLARNSTYEEVAYLLLYGKLPTRGELDEFTSRLAKNRDLNPATVEVLKNLAYAHPMFAAEAAIATEGAFDDDNRKLSESLRTGKYGDEEKALAYRIAEKLVAKMATIVAYHYRLSRGLEPVRPREDLPHAANFLYLMFGKMPERLAVRGLDLYLILHADHEVPASTLAAQVVASTLSDLYSSIAAAVAALKGPLHGGANEAVVRTYLEIGDPSRAKSIVEAATKPGGPKLMGVGHRVYKAYDPRARILKDFARDYMTKYGDRDNLFAIAVAIEQEVLSLPYFRQRRLYPNVDFWSGIVLYYLGIPYEYYTPLFAVSRVVGWVAHILEYWDNNRIFRPRACYVGPHDLKYVPINERA, encoded by the coding sequence ATGCAAAGAGCCTCTAAGAGAAAGATGAGCTCTCCATGTGGAGAAATAGCACATGGGCTAGAGGACGTTTTAATAAAGACAACGTCGATAAGCGATATAGACGGAGAAAGGGGGATCCTGTGGTACAGAGGATACAGGATCGAAGATCTTGCGAGAAACTCCACATATGAGGAGGTCGCATATCTACTGCTCTATGGGAAACTCCCAACGCGGGGCGAGTTAGACGAGTTCACAAGCCGTTTGGCGAAAAATAGGGATCTCAACCCGGCGACTGTCGAGGTTTTGAAAAACCTGGCCTATGCGCATCCGATGTTTGCGGCTGAGGCCGCCATTGCTACAGAGGGCGCCTTCGATGACGACAATAGGAAGCTCTCTGAAAGCCTCAGGACTGGGAAATATGGAGACGAGGAAAAGGCGCTCGCTTATAGGATCGCCGAGAAGCTTGTGGCGAAAATGGCAACCATCGTGGCGTATCACTACAGACTGTCGCGCGGTCTAGAACCGGTGAGACCTAGGGAGGACCTCCCCCACGCGGCGAACTTCCTCTATCTCATGTTCGGGAAAATGCCGGAGCGTCTAGCGGTAAGAGGCCTGGATCTCTACCTCATACTCCACGCCGATCACGAGGTCCCCGCTAGTACACTGGCGGCGCAGGTGGTCGCGTCTACGCTGAGTGATCTGTATTCATCCATAGCGGCGGCTGTCGCCGCGCTCAAGGGACCTCTACATGGCGGAGCGAACGAAGCAGTGGTGAGGACCTACCTCGAGATCGGCGATCCATCAAGAGCGAAGTCCATAGTAGAGGCTGCTACGAAGCCAGGAGGGCCGAAGCTCATGGGCGTCGGACACAGGGTATATAAGGCGTACGACCCCAGAGCCAGGATATTGAAAGATTTCGCTAGAGACTACATGACCAAGTACGGAGATCGCGATAATCTGTTCGCGATCGCGGTCGCGATAGAACAGGAGGTCCTCAGCCTGCCATACTTCAGACAGAGGAGACTATACCCAAACGTCGATTTCTGGTCCGGCATAGTCCTCTACTACCTGGGGATACCATATGAGTACTACACGCCACTTTTCGCCGTCTCAAGAGTCGTAGGTTGGGTCGCACACATACTAGAGTACTGGGATAACAACAGGATATTTAGGCCAAGGGCGTGCTACGTGGGTCCGCACGACCTTAAGTACGTACCGATTAACGAAAGAGCTTAA